In Propionimicrobium sp. PCR01-08-3, one DNA window encodes the following:
- a CDS encoding polysaccharide deacetylase family protein, producing MIWPDDSTFAFLLTIDIDGDLPLLAENPENVHRLKSRSVGLYGPEHGAGRLLRVLGKHDLHADWFIPGEIARRYPELVREIAARGHGIGVHGDKHLDFDRLQADEQIAEMVNGRDAIIDALRNRPAPIDQMPDADPRHSSGPSTHDAAPARAFEVADAREDRLGACNGFRIPAGEWAPGFPDAMAAAGFSWSSSLPYSELPYSLGQSGLTEIPFKYELDDNQYLGFNLDPPFPPGGSRITPLEFVEENWGYELQGAAQYGTLLHLRLNAEVMGIASRARMLDRFLGKVLSTEGVWVASCDRLDELTRGFPSDRTESNPYDLSMRLTHRQ from the coding sequence ATGATCTGGCCGGACGACTCCACATTTGCCTTCCTTCTGACCATAGACATCGATGGCGATCTGCCGCTGCTGGCTGAAAACCCGGAGAACGTGCACCGTCTCAAATCGCGCTCGGTCGGGCTGTACGGGCCCGAGCATGGTGCCGGACGGCTGCTGCGCGTGCTCGGCAAGCATGATCTGCACGCCGACTGGTTCATACCCGGCGAGATCGCCCGGCGCTACCCCGAACTGGTTCGCGAGATAGCTGCGCGCGGCCATGGCATCGGCGTCCACGGCGACAAGCATCTGGACTTCGACCGGCTGCAAGCCGATGAACAGATCGCCGAGATGGTCAACGGACGAGACGCGATCATCGATGCTCTCCGGAACCGACCTGCCCCAATCGATCAGATGCCGGACGCTGATCCCCGGCACTCTTCCGGCCCCTCAACGCACGACGCTGCGCCGGCTCGAGCATTTGAGGTAGCCGATGCGCGCGAGGATCGGCTCGGCGCATGCAACGGCTTCCGCATTCCGGCCGGTGAGTGGGCACCTGGTTTCCCGGACGCGATGGCGGCGGCGGGCTTCAGCTGGTCGTCGTCCCTGCCCTACAGCGAACTTCCTTATTCGCTCGGGCAATCGGGTCTCACGGAGATCCCGTTCAAATACGAACTGGACGACAACCAGTACCTGGGCTTTAATCTCGATCCCCCGTTCCCACCCGGCGGGTCCCGCATCACGCCGCTGGAGTTCGTCGAAGAGAACTGGGGCTACGAGTTGCAGGGCGCCGCCCAGTACGGCACATTGCTGCACCTGCGGCTCAATGCCGAGGTGATGGGCATTGCGAGCCGGGCTCGGATGCTTGACCGGTTCTTGGGCAAGGTGCTGAGCACCGAAGGCGTCTGGGTAGCAAGTTGTGATCGACTGGACGAGCTGACCCGAGGTTTCCCGAGCGACCGTACCGAAAGCAATCCCTACGACCTGTCGATGCGGCTGACTCACCGGCAATGA
- a CDS encoding polysaccharide deacetylase family protein codes for MTLEPSTTWVGDRSAQVILAFDFDGPTGDAMIDGSIWRRPGYFSFGAFDGLTAVPRILDILRSHGVSATFFTPAWVVRTWPELCCRILAEGHEIAGHGDIHEMFWGKSRDDQAAILRTSQQTFREILGQQALGFRAPSGDLAPETPELLLEYGYTYSSSFRGADAPYFHEHLPLVEVPAKSLFDDYSVFAYTRGPDFPGTLDRVAPYAAAFRSWREEIDAAADEGLTVATIWHPKVMGTAGRAVVLDEFIGSLAARDDLRILRADQVVAEFVRSNSEQVSAQ; via the coding sequence GTGACCTTGGAGCCTTCGACGACCTGGGTGGGCGACCGGTCCGCCCAGGTCATTTTGGCGTTTGATTTCGACGGGCCCACCGGCGACGCCATGATCGATGGCAGCATCTGGCGTCGTCCGGGCTACTTCTCATTCGGTGCCTTCGACGGACTTACGGCAGTGCCGCGCATTCTCGATATTCTGCGCTCCCATGGAGTCAGCGCCACCTTTTTCACCCCGGCCTGGGTGGTGCGGACCTGGCCCGAGCTGTGCTGTCGGATCCTTGCCGAGGGTCATGAGATAGCCGGGCACGGCGATATTCACGAGATGTTCTGGGGCAAATCCCGGGACGACCAGGCTGCCATTTTGCGCACCAGCCAGCAGACGTTCCGCGAGATTCTGGGGCAGCAGGCGTTGGGCTTCCGGGCGCCATCGGGTGATCTCGCGCCCGAAACCCCCGAACTGTTGTTGGAGTACGGGTACACCTATTCGAGTTCGTTCCGTGGTGCCGATGCACCCTACTTCCATGAGCATCTGCCGCTGGTCGAGGTGCCCGCCAAATCGCTGTTCGACGACTATTCGGTGTTCGCCTACACCCGAGGCCCCGATTTCCCGGGCACTCTCGACCGGGTGGCGCCCTATGCTGCGGCTTTCCGTAGCTGGCGCGAGGAGATCGATGCCGCCGCAGACGAAGGATTGACCGTGGCGACCATCTGGCATCCGAAGGTGATGGGCACGGCTGGACGCGCAGTCGTGCTGGACGAGTTCATCGGTTCGCTTGCCGCGCGCGATGACCTTCGGATACTGCGCGCCGATCAGGTGGTGGCCGAGTTCGTCCGGAGCAATAGCGAGCAGGTGAGCGCGCAATGA
- a CDS encoding ABC transporter substrate-binding protein, which yields MKHTISSAVVASGMAVALLAGCGGSSDGSASGSAGEGSADGAISTITEGTLTVGLSPDFPPMEYMDGDDLVGFDIDVLNEIAGRMGYDVKIEEQKFDQVLNSVRTDRVDIAISGLSDTVERQETVDFVDYFKSWGQFYTTTELAGDFTEMTDLCGTSVAVSTKTDYYPALEQMTKDVCESAGLDPIELVGADSGAAARLQLDQGRAQLAVQGNPNLAYFATTDPGKYEVVLDNFAESPFGILVKKGNSEMADALLAQLQAMYDDGTTAELLAKYGLDESLMEPVINGVTA from the coding sequence ATGAAACACACCATCTCATCCGCTGTCGTGGCCTCCGGTATGGCGGTGGCGCTGCTCGCCGGTTGCGGCGGCTCGAGTGACGGTTCGGCGTCCGGTTCAGCCGGTGAAGGCAGTGCGGACGGTGCCATCAGCACCATCACCGAGGGCACGCTGACCGTCGGGCTGTCCCCCGATTTCCCGCCGATGGAGTACATGGACGGCGACGATCTGGTCGGGTTCGACATCGACGTTCTCAATGAGATCGCCGGCCGGATGGGCTATGACGTCAAGATCGAAGAACAGAAGTTCGACCAGGTGCTCAACTCGGTTCGTACCGATCGTGTCGATATCGCGATCTCCGGTCTCTCCGACACCGTGGAGCGCCAAGAGACCGTCGACTTCGTCGACTACTTCAAGTCGTGGGGGCAGTTCTACACCACCACCGAACTCGCGGGCGACTTCACCGAGATGACCGATCTGTGCGGCACGTCGGTGGCCGTGAGCACCAAGACCGACTACTACCCCGCCCTCGAGCAGATGACCAAAGATGTGTGCGAGTCCGCAGGGCTCGACCCGATCGAGCTGGTCGGCGCCGATTCGGGAGCAGCGGCACGTCTGCAACTCGACCAGGGACGAGCGCAGCTCGCCGTTCAGGGCAACCCGAATCTCGCCTATTTCGCTACCACCGACCCCGGCAAGTACGAGGTCGTGCTGGACAACTTCGCCGAGTCGCCCTTCGGCATCCTGGTGAAGAAGGGCAACTCCGAGATGGCCGATGCCCTGCTCGCCCAGCTTCAGGCCATGTATGACGATGGCACCACTGCCGAGCTGCTGGCCAAGTACGGACTGGATGAGTCACTCATGGAGCCGGTCATCAATGGAGTCACGGCGTGA
- a CDS encoding amino acid ABC transporter ATP-binding protein has protein sequence MGIDLDIYPGEVVCILGPSGSGKSTLLRAINFISPPTSGFVHVGDDIIGFRPDSKDPKVLHELTEDQIAVQRARMGMVFQRFNLFPHMTVMGNIIYAQRIVKGTKTADAVAIGQRLLDQVGLGDRGDSYPSQLSGGQQQRVAIARALAMSPELMLFDEPTSALDPELVDDVLNVMKDLARGGLTMIVVTHEIGFAREVADRVVFMDAGDIVEQGTPAEVIDNPQQERTRAFLSRVLK, from the coding sequence ATGGGCATCGACCTCGATATCTATCCCGGCGAAGTCGTCTGCATCCTCGGCCCATCCGGATCGGGCAAATCGACCCTGCTGCGGGCCATCAACTTCATCTCACCGCCGACCTCGGGCTTCGTCCATGTCGGCGACGACATCATCGGCTTCCGGCCCGACAGCAAAGATCCGAAGGTCTTGCATGAGCTCACCGAGGATCAGATCGCGGTGCAGCGCGCCCGGATGGGCATGGTCTTCCAGCGGTTCAATCTGTTCCCGCACATGACCGTGATGGGCAACATCATCTATGCCCAGCGCATCGTCAAGGGCACCAAGACCGCCGATGCCGTAGCCATCGGGCAGCGGCTGCTCGATCAGGTGGGTCTCGGTGACCGCGGTGATTCCTATCCCAGCCAGCTCTCCGGCGGTCAGCAGCAGCGCGTCGCGATCGCCCGCGCGCTGGCCATGTCGCCCGAACTCATGCTTTTCGACGAGCCCACCTCGGCGCTCGATCCCGAACTCGTGGACGACGTGCTCAACGTCATGAAAGATCTCGCCCGTGGAGGCCTGACCATGATCGTGGTCACCCACGAGATCGGTTTCGCCCGCGAAGTCGCGGATCGTGTCGTGTTCATGGACGCCGGCGACATCGTCGAACAAGGCACACCCGCAGAAGTCATCGACAATCCGCAGCAGGAACGCACCCGGGCGTTCCTGTCACGCGTGCTCAAATAG
- a CDS encoding amino acid ABC transporter permease, with the protein MAISAGSDYRVVKLKHVGRYFAAVVVLAIFAFIVAAFANGQISWDVVAEYFTVKAILTGFVFTLILTVVSMAIGIVLGVIIAVMRLAKNPVVSSVAWIFVWFFRGTPVYLQLLLWFNVALIFPTIGIPGLFEARTVDLVTPTIAAILGLGLNQAAYTAEIVRGGILSVDEGQTEAAKALGVKGFTIMRTVVLPQAMRVILPPIGNEVIGMLKTTSMASAIGASEILNEAQHIYLVNNMIMELLLVSAAWYLIAVSVLSIFQYYIERHFARGSTTSDLPPTPIQRVKTFFGTPGRTK; encoded by the coding sequence ATGGCCATCTCGGCTGGATCCGATTACCGGGTTGTCAAGCTCAAGCACGTCGGCCGCTATTTTGCTGCAGTCGTCGTGCTGGCGATCTTCGCCTTCATCGTTGCCGCCTTCGCAAATGGCCAGATCTCCTGGGATGTGGTTGCCGAATACTTCACGGTCAAAGCGATCCTCACCGGCTTCGTCTTCACGCTCATCTTGACCGTCGTCTCCATGGCCATCGGCATCGTTCTCGGCGTCATCATCGCCGTCATGCGGCTGGCGAAGAACCCCGTCGTTTCCAGCGTGGCTTGGATCTTCGTCTGGTTCTTCCGCGGGACGCCGGTGTATCTGCAGCTTCTGTTGTGGTTCAACGTGGCACTCATCTTCCCGACCATCGGCATCCCGGGCCTGTTCGAGGCACGCACGGTCGACCTGGTGACCCCGACCATCGCCGCAATCCTCGGGCTCGGCCTCAACCAGGCCGCCTACACGGCCGAGATCGTCCGTGGCGGCATCCTCTCGGTGGACGAAGGCCAGACCGAGGCGGCCAAAGCGCTCGGGGTCAAGGGTTTCACCATCATGCGAACCGTCGTGCTGCCTCAGGCGATGCGGGTGATCTTGCCGCCCATCGGCAACGAGGTCATCGGCATGCTGAAAACCACGTCGATGGCCTCGGCGATCGGCGCCAGCGAGATCCTCAACGAGGCCCAGCACATCTACTTGGTCAACAACATGATCATGGAGTTGCTGCTTGTCTCGGCCGCCTGGTATCTGATCGCCGTGTCGGTGCTGTCGATCTTCCAGTACTACATCGAGCGGCACTTCGCGCGCGGCTCGACAACCTCCGACCTGCCGCCGACCCCCATCCAGCGCGTCAAGACCTTCTTCGGAACCCCCGGGAGGACCAAGTGA